Within Solea solea chromosome 1, fSolSol10.1, whole genome shotgun sequence, the genomic segment GATTTCTTTGGGAAGTCCGACCCTTTTCTGGAATTCTTCAAGCAGACAGAAACTGGATGGCAGCTGGCTCACAGGACAGAGGTGCACATATATTTACCAACAGCTTTTGATCCCGTCTGTGACACAGTGCCGCTGTTACTAACAATACAGTAGATTGCAGAAACCTTAATAAATGTGGGCTGCACCATTCGTACCCATACTGATGTAACAATCTTAACATGACATTTATTTGCTTCTGTCAATATGCGGCAATTTGCAGGTCGTGAAGAACAACCTAAATCCAACATGGAAACGTTTCCGTGTCCCGATGCAAGCGCTCTGTGGAGGTGACGTGGAAAAATCTATAAAggtacacacatgtatatacacacacaggcccTCTGACGGGGGTTTGGGGCAAAATTGCCCCGGGCCCATGGTTGAGGACCAACCATTAAATTATTGGCTGTAATAATTGTTCAAAATAGACCCAtttgtggaagaaaaaaaaaaatctaatattaaAGTAacttatgtatttattttttcttccaaTTCAAATCGAACACTTTCTCAGAGAGGGCAAAAGAATTTCCAGCAGGGACAGGGAAATATTTGACATATTCCACATTCCAAAACGGATGGGAAAAATTCAGTAGGGACTGGATAATATATAGCAGCTCAAAAAAGGCATTATTTTGCCTACCATGCTTTTCTCTTATGAAGTAGAGAAAAAGAGCATTAAATTCCACAGATGGGATGAAAATATCCTttataataaacaaaactttatgagagaaggaaggagggaggccCATCTAAGATTATATGTCAGCTGGcttgtacacatacacacacacatacaattttTCTTAAACAGAAAAATTGTTCTCAGTTAATCACAATTAAGTCTATAAAactgcagaaataaaacaaaaaatgcatcTCTTTCAGCAGTGTCTACTGAAATCACTTTAATTTTTTATCCAAACAACTTCAAAGTGGTCACTTCACGCCAAGTTTGAAGACTGTCAAGTGACCCATTGGACAGTTATGCAAAGAAAGAACATTCAAGCGTGTAATTTACTACCATGGTTGCCACGGTAACCTGCATACAGATCATTGGAATGTGAGGGCCAAAgcagctcacacacatacaaactgtTGCACAGTTAGACAGCCAGACACACATTCCTTGATTTAATAGATAGTGGCAACTTCatgctttatttttaaagctgtgCCTGAAATCGTTaatgacaatttaaaaacatcaaattcaagTTACGTTTGTTTAATATGTCAATTGTATTAAGGGGCTGCCAGCCCTCCCGtagtgaaattaaaaataagaacCCTGATTATAttttcttcatcatcctcttGTGCAAATGTAAGGATACAATAATCTTGGTACAAATAAGTAAATGTGTATAAGCATTAGTTTacgtatgttgtgtttttttgtttgttttggtttttttgtcctCTAACCCCCGCTAAAGCACACTTATCAGGAAGAGATGCTTTCCAGTCGACAGTGCAAGTGAGTTTGCTGTCATCACCTTGAGTGCTCTTAataccagtgtgtgtctgtcagaagTTTGCACTCAGCTGTGCAGAATTTGGCCCATTGGTCAACTTACCTGTTAAACGATGAGCGTGAGATCCTGATTGATCattgactttggtgtgtgttCATGGTGGAGAGGTGATAGGGACTAAAAGTGTGTGCGCAAAGCCAAATTATAAGCAGaactaaataatttttttagAGACTTTATTaatagggaaattattctctgcattttgacccatcctagaattaggagcagtgggctgccacactgagtagcgtccggggagcaatgggggttgggtacctcgctcaggggtaccccagcccttttgacctggtggggacttgaactgaCAGccttctggttacaagccaagttccctttccacttggccacaggctgccaaATAAGTAGCATGATGTGGTTGTTAGTATTGTAAAATACTGTGAAGGATTTGAAGCTTACATGTAAATTGTTTCCCTAAGTATATTCTATAGTGGTGcaacaaattattttaattttattctttattatcaATCTGTCTGTTAaattatgttaaataaatgtccagATGAAAGCATGGAATTTGAAATCATTTTTCAAATTTTCCTCCTGTTGTAAAGCAAAGTTCTCCTGCTCACCATATTGCTGGTGGGTGTGGTTACAGGTCAGTTGATCAATGGGAGCAGTGGACGTTTTCCATGATGACAGATCACTCTGTTAGTCCGTTAGCTTTTCTCAGCTGTTCATCTTGTAGGCTTCCCTGTAGCATCACACTTTGTCTGGCTGCTCCATGTTGTGTCTCCTGACTGTTCTCTCctcagagagtgagtgaggtgTTCCACACAGCATTCTGTTTGCCAgtcggcttgtgtgtgtgtgtttctgtttgagtAGCAGGGTGTTACCTTACATTTGAAGCCTCACGCCCAGAGCATGCTTGTGTCTCATCTTCCCTGAtgtccacactcacacatgatACATTTCCCGTtgaatatgaaaaataatttttgctgttttgtcccaaatgtctgtgtttctcaggtGGATTGTTATGACTACAACAACAGTGGCTCTCATGAGATAATTGGATACTTCCAGACCACACTCTGCCACATACAGCAGGCTTCACAGACATATGCGGTGAgatttccctgtgtgtgtgtgtgtgtgtgtgggtcggATGTTTTAaggatgaacacaaacaaactcaactGTAAATATGTGATGTACAAATCAACTTCCTGTTGttcctgttgtttattttacaggCTTCTTTTTAGGGACATTTTTCTgaacacttgtgtttgtgtttgtcatccTCTTAGGCCGAGTTTCAATGCATTAACaataagaagaagcagaagaagaaaggatATAAAAACTCTGGTGTTATCATCATAAAACAGTGCAAGGTCCTGTGGTTTTGTAAACTCGAATGTCCTTGATAAAACTACTAATTACTGTATGTTGCATATGCATGTTTTAACAGTATTTTTGGATCAATATGCATTGACAGGTGGTGAAGGAGTACACATTTCTGGATTACATAATGGGCGGCTGCCAGATTAACTTCACTGTAAGAGcataaaattgttttttttgctttgtgaatCTTTCTCAATCTATTTCTTTCAGCCATGTATAATGATGTTGCCTGGCTCTAATGTCATCTTTGTGTTCAtccttcattcattttcagattGCCATTGACTTCACTGGCTCTAATGGAGATCCTAGCTCTCCCCAGTCTCTCCATTACATCAACCCTCATGGCTATAATGAATACCTGTCAGCCATCTGGGCAGTGGGTAACGTTATTCAGGACTATGACAGGTAAATACAGCTCTTTCTATGGTTTCAAAACAGAATGACATTGTTTTTATCCTTTCTGTTCAAATTTGGTCTTCAGTTGTAGAGGTAGAtaatatttgccatttttttttaaataatctgtgTTAGCtgattattactatttttgtctcattttttattgttttacctGTTTCATTAGATtacttttattgaaaataatgtatattAGTGTTGTTCGATAATGGTTTCTGAAGTTTAAtacaatttctttttattttttttattattgaatagttatatttcatcagatggaggaaaaaaacaaatatatgggCCAATCTATCTTTGAGTTCGCAATTGAGAATTGTTTCGAACTTGTATGTAGgcctattacatttttattggcatagtcaaaaacaggaaaattaaGTTGCTGactttttgctgttgtttcatatttcaatttaaagtttgagccttaaaaatgttaaataaaagaaatataacAATGAGTGGATTTGTCATGTCAAGCTGGGACATGCTGTTGTTGCTCCATTCTGAATATGTAAAGAACAATAATGTGATGTGTTATTAACTGTGCATGTCAGAACATGGCTCTAACCTTCATTTGTATAAAACTGCTTGGACTGtaacttttcttttgtttcctgttttcttcagTGACAAGATGTTCCCTGCTCTTGGATTTGGTGCAAAGATCCCTCCAACATGGCAGGTGATTGTTCGTTTGATATGAAATATTTTTTGACTTCTGTGTAGGCATTTCACCGTGTGATAACGAACCCTCTAAAATATgaaacaattttattttgtctcaGTGTAACTAATCTCAGATTGGGTTGTGTTTGCAGGTCAGCCATGAGTTTCCCATCACCTTTGATCCCTCAAATCCATTTTGTACAGGTAAGAAGAGACTAGTGTGAATTAAAACTGCTCTTTTTAATGAATCagaacactgacatttaaaacaattggAGTCTGTCTGATTAGTATTGTTCAATCAAAATAACAGGCTGTGATGCTATGGTTGTTGTAACTTGCTCTTTCATAGAAACGTTGACATGGGAAAGTCAACATTTGACTTAGGCAACAAAAATATGGGAAATTAACTATTAAATTCAGTAGTTATTACAGTGTTGTACTCATAAGAAGATCAGTCATGGTTtgcatcatgtttgttttaGCATTTTAGAGAGACATGTTTATGCAGGTTGTGCTTGTCCCATAAATTTATCCACATGTTATTGTGTTGTAGGTATAGAAGGTGTGGTGCAAGCCTACCAGCAGTGCCTGCCACAGGTGAAGCTCTACGGCCCCACAAACTTTTCTCCAGTCATCAACCATGTAGCCCACTTTGGCAGACAGGCACTGCAGCAGCAAACTGCCTCTGTAAGTAGCGGCAAgtctaaaatcaatcaaaacaatgttttgttttgttttgtgttaacgtcaaatacttttttttatctgtgttgtttccCAGCAATACTTTGTTCTGCTCATCATCACCGACGGAGTGATCACAGACATGGACGAGACCCGCAGCGCCATCGTCAACGCCTCTCGTCTGCCCATGTCTATCATCATAGTTGGTGTAGGAGGGGCAGACTTCACCGCCATGGAGTTCTTGGATGGAGACGATGGAAATTTACGCTCTGCCACGGGCGAGGCCGCCATGCGGGACATCGTGCAGTTTGTTCCCTTCAGGCAGTTCCAGAATGTGAGATCATTTATTAAGTCTATGAATGCATGCGTCACCTGAGCCTCTTTAAAATCCTGAAATAATGTCCTCACATCTTATTTCAGGCAGGCACAGCAGCCCTTGCGCAGAGTGTATTGGCAGAGTTGCCTGACCAAGTGGCCTCCTTCTTCAATTTATTTGACCTGAAGCCCCCCAGCGAGCCCAGTTCTTCCTAGAAATGTAGGAGTTACCCCGACCGACTAACCCACCCCATTCTCCTCCCTCTTTACCTTATCTCATCCACAGTGGAACTGATATAACAGTAGCTTAATTATCCCAACTCTAGTAGAGATTGTATATCCTGTTTTTCACGGCTTCAAGTAGGAAGGAACTTGACAGGGCTCCAGAGTTCCACCAAAATTCTGTCAGAAGCGACTCAGCATTTTCTCTGGTTGCACCAGTGTGCATGACATTTAGCAGCTCTGTCTTTGACACTGTCCACATCCAGTATTAACAAGTAAGCAGCTTTAACTACAGGTGCGggcctgttcagacctggtattgaTTCCATCCTCGGTGATCCTATCGCATGTCGACAGATTTAAGTATGAGTGTTCActcctggcattaaaatgtgtccagGATGCGTCTCCTATGACCACTTTTGAGCAAATCTGATGTCCCTCaccctttatttaaataaatactgacGTCATGATTGTTAGCGagaacaaaattatgttttaaatgagtctgactgtacagatgtgtctgctctcagcatgtttatgtgtgtgcatgtgagtgacaaaAAGATACAAGAGAAAGAGATGAGAGGAGGTTGA encodes:
- the LOC131452167 gene encoding copine-3-like isoform X2 — encoded protein: MAAVGNAGPRATDCVTKVALSISCNNLLDMDAFSKSDPMCVLYMSSSGPHWSEIGRTEQIKNCLNPSFSKTFVIDYYFEMVQKLKFEVYDIDNDSGSLQGADFLGELECTLGQVVSSRKLTRPLVKRDKTPAGKGTITICAEERTDNRVVEFEVAARKLDKKDFFGKSDPFLEFFKQTETGWQLAHRTEVVKNNLNPTWKRFRVPMQALCGGDVEKSIKVDCYDYNNSGSHEIIGYFQTTLCHIQQASQTYAAEFQCINNKKKQKKKGYKNSGVIIIKQCKVVKEYTFLDYIMGGCQINFTIAIDFTGSNGDPSSPQSLHYINPHGYNEYLSAIWAVGNVIQDYDSDKMFPALGFGAKIPPTWQVSHEFPITFDPSNPFCTGIEGVVQAYQQCLPQVKLYGPTNFSPVINHVAHFGRQALQQQTASQYFVLLIITDGVITDMDETRSAIVNASRLPMSIIIVGVGGADFTAMEFLDGDDGNLRSATGEAAMRDIVQFVPFRQFQNAGTAALAQSVLAELPDQVASFFNLFDLKPPSEPSSS
- the LOC131452167 gene encoding copine-3-like isoform X1 translates to MAAVGNAGPRATDCVTKVALSISCNNLLDMDAFSKSDPMCVLYMSSSGPHWSEIGRTEQIKNCLNPSFSKTFVIDYYFEMVQKLKFEVYDIDNDSGSLQGADFLGELECTLGQVVSSRKLTRPLVKRDKTPAGKGTITICAEERTDNRVVEFEVAARKLDKKDFFGKSDPFLEFFKQTETGWQLAHRTEVVKNNLNPTWKRFRVPMQALCGGDVEKSIKVDCYDYNNSGSHEIIGYFQTTLCHIQQASQTYAAEFQCINNKKKQKKKGYKNSGVIIIKQCKVVKEYTFLDYIMGGCQINFTIAIDFTGSNGDPSSPQSLHYINPHGYNEYLSAIWAVGNVIQDYDSDKMFPALGFGAKIPPTWQVSHEFPITFDPSNPFCTGIEGVVQAYQQCLPQVKLYGPTNFSPVINHVAHFGRQALQQQTASQYFVLLIITDGVITDMDETRSAIVNASRLPMSIIIVGVGGADFTAMEFLDGDDGNLRSATGEAAMRDIVQFVPFRQFQNGPQEMLAQSVLAEVPGQVTSFFNTMGLKPPSSDSDAPLPDTSASAPLPDAS